Proteins from a single region of Oryza brachyantha chromosome 6, ObraRS2, whole genome shotgun sequence:
- the LOC102713006 gene encoding uncharacterized protein LOC102713006, translated as MKPRPSGFGAAAAAEVLVGAGCGGWAWRPRPASVASTAVVMSARGRGTHAVAAATASAVHSEHHRGGVHGLHFRPVVLRLTADLEARIEKVIYACRFMTFLAIAGSLIGSVPCFLKGCVYVMDAFIEYYLHGNGGGKVILMLVEAIDMFLVGTVMFVFGTGLYELFISNMDIAKTSSYGSNLFGLFRLPERPKWLEIQSVNDLKTKLGHVIVMVLLVGIFEKSKRVTIASCADLLCFAASIFLSSACLYLLSRLSTK; from the exons ATGAAGCCCAGGCCTTCCGGTTTcggtgctgcggcggcggcggaggtttTGGTGGGGGCGGGATGCGGCGGGTGGGCGTGGAGGCCGAGGCCGGCGTCGGTggcctccaccgccgtcgtGATGTCGGCGAGGGGGCGTGGTACCCacgcggtggcggccgcgACCGCGAGTGCCGTCCACTCGGAgcaccaccgcggcggcgtaCACGGGCTGCACTTCCGTCCGGTGGTGCTGCGGCTCACCGCCGACCTGGAGGCGCGGATCGAGAAGGTCATCTACGCCTGCCGATTCATGACcttcctcgccatcgccggctcTCTCATCGGCTCCGTCCCCTGCTTCCTCAAG GGCTGCGTCTACGTGATGGATGCTTTCATCGAGTACTATCTGCACGGCAACGGCGGTGGCAAGGTCATCCTGATGCTAGTTGAAGCCATTG ACATGTTTCTGGTCGGAACGGTCATGTTTGTGTTCGGGACAGGGCTGTACGAGCTGTTCATCAGCAACATGGACATTGCAAAGACATCATCCTATGGCTCCAACCTCTTCGGCTTGTTCAGGCTTCCG GAACGGCCTAAGTGGCTCGAGATCCAGTCAGTGAATGACCTCAAGACCAAGCTGGGACATGTCATCGTCATGGTTCTTCTGGTTGGCATCTTTGAGAAGAGCAAGAGGGTGACCATAGCATCATGTGCTGACCTCTTGTGCTTTGCGGCATCAATTTTCCTCTCCTCAGCTTGCCTCTACCTGCTCTCCAGGCTCAGTACcaagtag
- the LOC102713285 gene encoding uncharacterized protein LOC102713285, translating to MADDGQQPMPPAGRRSSSGQPQGEHGRRAWREPRIRPEKEHRSSGVAWALVILCTVLAIAVIVAGATVFAVYLIYKPRMPYLLVSDAQLVQLEYDQAGTIAYLEVLITVQARNTNSRADASFSRVDLALRFHGADVARLRAAPFLVARASAAPLRYDVVSRGRTLDADGMRVMDASLKSGVVPLDLLGRARTRWGVGIFASLKFWTRISCRLHFFYPGNGTVMDSDRNTCTSRSP from the coding sequence ATGGCGGACGACGGGCAGCAGCCgatgccgccggccggccggcgcagTAGTTCCGGTCAGCCCCAGGGGGAGCATGGCCGTAGGGCGTGGCGTGAGCCGCGGATCAGGCCGGAGAAGGAGCACAGGAGCTCCGGCGTGGCGTGGGCGCTGGTGATCCTGTGCACGGTGCTGGCGATCGCGGTGATCGTGGCCGGCGCGACGGTGTTCGCCGTGTACCTCATCTACAAGCCGAGGATGCCGTACCTGCTGGTCTCCGACGCGCAGCTGGTGCAGCTGGAGTACGACCAGGCCGGCACCATCGCCTACCTGGAGGTGCTCATCACCGTGCAGGCGAGGAACACCAACTCCAGGGCCGACGCCTCCTTCTCCCGCGTCGACCTCGCCCTCCGCTTCcacggcgccgacgtcgcgcgcctccgcgccgcgccgttcCTGGTGGCGCGCGccagcgccgcgccgctgcGGTACGACGTGGTGTCGAGGGGGCGGACGCTGGACGCCGACGGGATGCGGGTCATGGACGCGTCGCTCAAGTCCGGCGTCGTGCCGCTCGACCTCCTCGGCCGCGCCCGCACGCGGTGGGGGGTCGGCATCTTCGCCTCCCTCAAGTTCTGGACCCGCATCTCCTGCCGCCTCCACTTCTTCTACCCCGGCAACGGCACCGTCATGGACTCCGATCGCAACACCTGCACCTCCAGGTCGCCATGA
- the LOC102713832 gene encoding LOW QUALITY PROTEIN: replication protein A 70 kDa DNA-binding subunit B (The sequence of the model RefSeq protein was modified relative to this genomic sequence to represent the inferred CDS: deleted 2 bases in 1 codon) encodes MAHSLISELSIGDTGAKICARISRLWDFCDVNDDTKIIHNNIVLLDEKRASIHAQVYPPTAQRLKSMLHEGKVYYIDSFCVKQATRTYRPVGNDLMLSLTKWTSFEERLHVLEQFSTVTFSLTPFEDIASFVDRNLFYVDVMGLITQIGDTNILRPKSRNADSLKRTLQICNASGSTLPVTLWGQRVAAFDAESIYKAGQTQPQIVVFVGTLVKNYRGIGLTVTGSAPCKWYINLDTPEALELKQR; translated from the exons ATGGCGCATAGCCTTATTTCGGAGCTTTCAATTGGAGATACAGGCGCCAAGATTTGCGCAAGGATTTCTAGGCTGTGGGACTTCTGCGATGTAAATGATGACACAAAAATTATACACAACAACATAGTCCTCTTAGATGAAAAG CGAGCCAGTATACATGCACAGGTTtatccaccaacagctcaaagGCTCAAGTCAATGTTACATGAAGGGAAGGTTTACTATATTGACTCCTTCTGTGTCAAACAAGCTACTAGGACATATAGGCCAGTAGGGAATGATTTAATGCTATCATTAACAAAGTGGACATCCTTTGAAGAACGCCTCCATGTTCTTGAGCAATTTTCTACTGTCACGTTCTCGCTCACGCCGTTCGAAGACATTGCCTCTTTCGTTGATAGAAATCTCTTCTATGTTG ATGTTATGGGTCTGATCACCCAAATAGGAGACACAAATATACTCCGGCCTAAATCAAGAAATGCTGACAGCCTGAAGAGAACTCTGCAGATTTGCAATGCAAG CGGCTCAACGCTACCGGTGACGTTG TGGGGACAGAGGGTTGCTGCCTTTGATGCAGAGAGTATATACAAGGCTGGGCAAACACAACCTCAGATTGTGGTGTTTGTAGGCACACTTGTCAAAAACTATAGAGGCATAG GGCTGACAGTTACTGGGAGTGCACCCTGCAAGTGGTACATCAATCTTGATACACCAGAAGCTCTTGAACTAAAACAAAGGTGA
- the LOC102714107 gene encoding benzyl alcohol O-benzoyltransferase-like, whose protein sequence is MVSSPLPAFTVRRGEPVLVAPAAPTPREVKALSDIDDGEGMRFYSSGIHLYRNNPAKEGEDPAMVIREALAKALVPYYPLAGRLREDAGRKLVVECTGQGVMFAEADADLTADDFGDVQSPPFPCFEQFILESTTIAGVEPVIDRPLLYIQVTRLRCGGFVFGQRFCHCVVDAPGGMQFEKAVCELARGADTPSVAPSWGREMFMARDPPRPSYPHLEYREPAGGPDRMLSTPPEDMVRVTFFFGPREIAGLRQHAPASIRGSCSRFELVVACIWCSRTAALGYAAGEEVRLSFIVNARGRPDVPLPEGFYGNAFAYSVAATTAGDLAGGDLGHALGLVKKAKSAVTYDYLQSVADLMVVAGRPLFALSRTYIVSDVSHAGFKSVDFGWGEAVYGGPAKGGEGPLVGVTNYFSRSKNSKGEQSVVVPICLPKDAMDKFQLEVQALTTELI, encoded by the coding sequence ATGGTGTCGTCGCCACTGCCGGCGTTCACGGTGCGGCGGGGAGAGCCGGTGCTAGTtgcaccggcggcgccgacgccgcgggaGGTGAAGGCACTGTCGGacatcgacgacggcgagggcatGCGGTTCTACAGCTCCGGCATCCACCTGTACCGCAACAACCCGGCCAAGGAAGGGGAGGATCCGGCCATGGTGATCCGGGAGGCGCTGGCCAAGGCGCTCGTCCCGTACTACCCCCTCGCCGGCCGACTCCGCGAGGACGCCGGGAGGAAGCTCGTCGTCGAGTGCACCGGCCAGGGCGTCATGTTCGCCGAGGCTGATGCTGACCTCACCGCCGACGACTTTGGTGACGTGCAGAGCCCGCCGTTCCCCTGCTTCGAGCAGTTTATCTTGGAGAGCACCACCATCGCCGGTGTCGAGCCGGTCATCGACCGCCCCTTGCTCTACATCCAGGTGACGAGGCTGCGGTGTGGTGGCTTCGTCTTCGGGCAGAGATTCTGCCACTGCGTGGTGGACGCGCCGGGCGGGATGCAGTTCGAGAAGGCGGTGTGCGAGctcgcgcgcggcgccgacaCGCCGTCGGTGGCGCCTTCGTGGGGGAGGGAGATGTTCATGGCGCGGgacccgccgcggccgtcgtaCCCGCACCTCGAGTACCGCGAGCCGGCGGGCGGGCCGGACCGGATGCTGTCGACGCCGCCGGAGGACATGGTGCGCGTCACGTTCTTCTTCGGGCCACGCGAGATCGCCGGGCTGCGGCAGCACGCGCCGGCGAGCATCCGCGGCAGCTGCTCACGGTTCGAGCTGGTGGTGGCGTGCATCTGGTGCAGCCGCACGGCGGCGCTCGGATacgcggccggcgaggaggtgcGGCTGTCGTTCATCGTGAACGCGCGGGGGCGCCCCGACGTGCCGCTCCCGGAGGGGTTCTACGGGAACGCGTTCGCCTACtccgtggcggcgacgacagccggggatctcgccggcggcgacctcggGCACGCGCTGGGGCTGGTGAAGAAGGCCAAGTCGGCGGTGACTTACGACTACCTGCAGTCGGTGGCCGACCTGATGGTAGTCGCCGGGCGGCCGCTGTTCGCGCTGTCGCGGACGTACATCGTCTCCGACGTGAGCCACGCCGGGTTCAAGAGCGTGGACTTCGGGTGGGGGGAGGCCGTCTACGGCGGTccggcgaagggcggagaagGGCCGCTTGTCGGCGTCACCAACTACTTCTCCAGGTCCAAGAACAGCAAGGGTGAGCAGAGCGTCGTCGTGCCAATCTGCTTGCCCAAGGACGCCATGGACAAGTTCCAGCTCGAGGTCCAAGCCCTCACCACCGAACTCATCTAG
- the LOC102714387 gene encoding benzyl alcohol O-benzoyltransferase-like yields the protein MASSPLPAFTVRRGEPVLVAPAAPTPREVKALSDIDDGEGMRFYSSGIHLYRNNPAKEGKDPAMVIREALAKALVLYYPLAGRLREEAGRKLVVECTGQGVMFAEADADLTADDFGDVQSPPFPCFEQFIIESTTIAGIEPVIDRPLLYFQVTRLRCGGFVFGQRVCHCVVDAPGGMQFEKAVCELARGADAPSVAPSWGREIFMARDPPRPSYPHLEYRDPVGGPDRMLSTPPEDVVRVRFFFGPREIAGLRQHAPASIRGSCSRFELVVACIWRSRTAALGYAADEEVRLSLVVNARGRPDVPLPEGFYGNAFAFSVAATTAGELGGGDLGYALGLVKKAKSAVTYDYLQSVADLMVVAGRPPFVMSRTYLVSDVSHAGFKSVDFGWGEAVYGGPAKVGEGPFVGVTNYFSRAKNSEGEQSVVVPICLPKDAMDKFQLEVHALTTELI from the coding sequence ATGGCGTCGTCGCCACTGCCGGCGTTCACGGTGCGGCGGGGAGAGCCGGTGCTAGTtgcaccggcggcgccgacgccgcgggaGGTGAAGGCGCTGTCGGacatcgacgacggcgagggcatGCGGTTCTACAGCTCCGGCATCCACCTGTACCGCAACAACCCGGCCAAGGAAGGGAAAGATCCGGCCATGGTGATCCGGGAGGCGCTGGCCAAGGCGCTCGTCCTGTACTACCCTCTCGCTGGCCGCCTCCGCGAGGAGGCCGGGAGGAAGCTCGTCGTCGAGTGCACCGGCCAGGGCGTCATGTTCGCCGAGGCTGATGCTGACCTCACCGCCGACGACTTCGGTGACGTGCAGAGTCCGCCGTTCCCCTGCTTCGAGCAGTTCATCATCGAGAGCACCACCATCGCCGGCATCGAGCCGGTCATCGACCGCCCCTTGCTCTACTTCCAGGTGACGAGGCTGCGGTGTGGTGGCTTCGTCTTCGGGCAGAGAGTCTGCCACTGCGTGGTGGACGCGCCGGGCGGGATGCAGTTCGAGAAGGCGGTGTGCGAGctcgcgcgcggcgccgacgcgCCGTCGGTGGCGCCTTCGTGGGGGAGGGAGATATTCATGGCGCGGgacccgccgcggccgtcgtaCCCGCACCTCGAGTATCGCGATCCGGTGGGCGGGCCGGACCGGATGCTGTCGACGCCGCCGGAGGACGTGGTGCGCGTCCGGTTCTTCTTCGGGCCACGCGAGATCGCCGGGCTGCGGCAGCACGCACCGGCGAGCATCCGCGGCAGCTGCTCACGGTTCGAGCTCGTGGTGGCGTGCATCTGGCGCAGCCGCACGGCGGCGCTCGGGTAcgcggccgacgaggaggtgcGGCTGTCGTTGGTCGTGAACGCGCGGGGACGCCCCGACGTGCCGCTCCCGGAGGGGTTCTACGGGAACGCGTTCGCCTTCTCCGTAGCGGCGACAACGGCCggggagctcggcggcggggacCTCGGGTACGCGCTGGGTCTGGTGAAGAAGGCCAAGTCGGCGGTGACGTACGACTACCTGCAGTCGGTGGCCGACCTGATGGTGGTCGCGGGGCGGCCGCCGTTCGTGATGTCGCGGACGTACCTCGTCTCCGACGTGAGCCACGCCGGGTTCAAGAGCGTGGACTTCGGGTGGGGGGAGGCCGTCTACGGCGGTCCGGCGAAGGTCGGCGAAGGGCCGTTCGTCGGCGTCACCAACTACTTCTCCAGGGCCAAGAACAGCGAGGGTGAGCAGAGCGTCGTCGTGCCAATCTGCTTGCCCAAGGACGCCATGGACAAGTTCCAGCTCGAGGTCCACGCCCTCACCACCGAACTCATCTAG